The Salvelinus sp. IW2-2015 linkage group LG31, ASM291031v2, whole genome shotgun sequence genome window below encodes:
- the LOC111955987 gene encoding protein shisa-7 isoform X1 has protein sequence MRPRTYRRMFSNSLIFFLVSGLVLSAVTITTERRSSNGGPSGTTLFLLTGFGNKPMPPPPPGGAKVAPKAAEMEDAHDGEPKEPETLPKPLPQIKLPQNMTAADALKPPLGAAQVAPPPRRLVDVDVCRAYYDVMGQLDSTFNCSKGTYIYCCGTCHYRYCCDHQRSRLDQESCNNYNSPGWLDTPQTNPPLSGNRGDPDSEQLQQQSNSTAYVIGGVISFTLVVAVGIKVAFHKISRRPRNRDINMPRALVDILRSQASPVQQGERNDSSVLTSATVGDGLGRPPKNLYTPVLQSKDNRIGNLHHNFIQVSGSSPKHSAAKERVPRMNNAQLASTGTLLTGKHNNSGMHPQPPFSHSFHNLAQLPPSYEAAMKPEISRYSSLKRLEKDLEDYSGYYSSKRRPNNAPLSFHSSQHHLHWGGDYTLGARGTLPLHSSRTHIHVPTSTPNPYPLPAESSGYQAAFDKAPRRVMSQDQLLALGEGNTLSRLSKNQQHQYYKAMTTSKSSTSQTLRKSHERLLVSPDRLEERMVGMGMPGLGGMVGMSGMGEFGGMGVPTMGCLSHKAQSQQNVCVTPSLDRHHMIKMNSHPTSGHELEMSVAGHPVGSWGDPHGHGPGAGVGQGSGAGTIGGHNVRRMAFATKRQNTIEQLQYIPGGGGGGQTLRTASKNEVTV, from the exons ATGAGGCCAAGAACCTACAGAAGGATGTTTAGCAACTCCCTCATATTTTTCCTTGTGTCCGGCCTCGTCCTTTCCGCCGTCACCATCACCACAGAGCGCCGCTCATCCAATGGCGGCCCCAGCGGCACCACCCTGTTCCTCCTCACCGGCTTTGGGAACAAACCGATGCCGCCGCCGCCCCCGGGGGGGGCGAAGGTGGCGCCTAAAGCGGCTGAGATGGAGGACGCTCACGACGGCGAGCCGAAAGAACCCGAAACGCTCCCCAAGCCCCTCCCCCAGATCAAGCTCCCTCAGAACATGACGGCAGCTGACGCCCTCAAGCCCCCTCTGGGTGCTGCCCAGGTGGCTCCACCCCCCCGGCGCCTGGTGGATGTGGACGTGTGTCGGGCCTACTACGATGTCATGGGCCAGTTAGACAGCACTTTCAACTGCTCCAAGGGCACCTACATCTACTGCTGCGGCACCTGCCACTACCGTTACTGTTGTGATCACCAGCGTAGCCGCCTGGACCAGGAGTCGTGCAACAACTACAACTCGCCCGGGTGGCTTGACACACCGCAGACGAACCCCCCGCTGTCGGGGAACCGGGGTGACCCAGACTCGGAGCAGCTGCAGCAGCAGAGCAACAGCACGGCGTACGTGATCGGAGGGGTGATCTCCTTCACCCTAGTGGTGGCAGTGGGTATCAAGGTGGCCTTCCACAAGATATCCCGACGACCCCGGAACAGAGACATCAACATGCCCAG AGCCCTGGTGGACATCCTACGCAGCCAGGCCAGCCCAGTCCAACAGGGGGAGAGGAACGACAGCAGCGTCCTGACCAGCGCCACCGTAGGAGACGGCCTCGGTCGTCCCCCCAAGAACCTCTACACCCCGGTGCTCCAGAGCAAAGACAACCGCA TTGGCAACTTGCACCACAATTTTATCCAGGTGTCTGGTTCCAGTCCCAAACACTCAGCTGCTAAGG AGCGCGTGCCCCGCATGAACAACGCCCAGCTGGCCTCCACGGGGACCCTCCTCACCGGCAAGCACAACAACTCCGGCATGCACCCGCAACCCCCTTTCTCGCACTCCTTCCACAACCTGGCCCAGCTTCCCCCCTCCTACGAGGCGGCCATGAAACCTGAGATCAGCCGTTACAGCTCCCTGAAGAGGCTCG agaAAGATCTGGAGGACTACTCTGGCTACTACTCATCGAAGCGACGACCTAACAACGCCCCTCTGTCGTTCCACTCCTCCCAGCACCACCTCCACTGGGGCGGTGACTACACTCTCGGCGCCAGGGGTAccctccccctccactcctcccggACACATATCCACGTGCCCACATCCACCCCCAACCCCTACCCTCTGCCAGCCGAGTCGTCGGGGTACCAGGCTGCCTTCGACAAGGCCCCGCGGAGGGTCATGTCCCAGGACCAGCTCCTAGCACTTGGCGAGGGCAACACCCTCTCCAGACTCTCCAAGAACCAGCAGCACCAGTACTACAAGGCTATGACCACCAGCAAGAGCTCCACATCACAGACGCTTCGCAAGTCCCACGAGAGACTCCTAGTCTCGCCCGACCgtctggaggagaggatggtggGCATGGGCATGCCAGGATTGGGCGGTATGGTGGGTATGAGCGGGATGGGGGAATTTGGGGGGATGGGGGTCCCGACAATGGGATGCCTCAGCCACAAGGCCCAATCACAGCAGAACGTCTGCGTCACACCCTCGCTGGACCGCCATCACATGATCAAGATGAACTCCCACCCCACATCGGGCCACGAGCTGGAGATGAGTGTGGCGGGCCACCCGGTAGGAAGCTGGGGGGACCCTCATGGGCACGGACCAGGGGCCGGGGTAGGGCAAGGGAGCGGGGCGGGGACCATCGGGGGCCACAACGTGCGGAGGATGGCATTCGCCACCAAGAGGCAGAACACCATCGAACAGCTCCAATACATCCCCGGTGGCGGAGGAGGGGGCCAGACATTGAGGACGGCTAGTAAGAACGAGGTGACTGTGTGA
- the LOC111955982 gene encoding LOW QUALITY PROTEIN: CCR4-NOT transcription complex subunit 3-like (The sequence of the model RefSeq protein was modified relative to this genomic sequence to represent the inferred CDS: inserted 1 base in 1 codon), whose protein sequence is MADKRKLQGEIDRCLKKVTEGVEQFEDIWQKLHNAANANQKEKYEADLKKEIKKLQRLRDQIKTWVASNEIKDKRQLVENRKLIETQMERFKIVERETKTKAYSKEGLGLAQKVDPAQREKEEVGNWLTNTIDTLNMQVDQFESEVESLSVQTRKKKGDKEKQDRIEELKCFIEKHRYHIRMLETILRMLDNDTLPVDSIRKIKDDVEYYMDSSQDPDFEENEFLYDDLDLEELPTSPSVSPHPSLVSLAGSLVATSPXGQSLLDDDLFHQISSGTPTSTTSSSPIPPSPATYTTENSEDDKKRGRSTDSEVGQSPVKNGNPSSSLSSSSSSSSSSSSSASSGASSSSLATIAGGCLPVTGGNSLLGNMGGLLSNSGSYRDATQQQQLQQHYQTQQARNSVISXQHPLQLQPVVISSNTPSNSNPSNNILLPSPSSPAISSTALTPNTQPQAPSRPSPGSTLGLGLGLGLGKGGITGSPAVSQMSGLGLSGMPASLNTMAGLLAGSTSAPYATAAAGSGTIGSPLAGKSGCSSSPNSSTVGPVGGNTVSDRSTGLLGSAPGAIGVSGGILSLSGLGSGQLAVQGLPLVAPSPIGGMSPGSSLGAIGSIGGNSGSGSSSSVGMGGGSSSITRPPSGQKQNGSTSYSAVVADSTPDSALNSASQLQSSQPSSLTSTTNQPKDSGPSLLGPMTLPTSSPSPSYSESKLPGSGMLNGPLSYTQTSESKPQEPLSTLKSMAERAALGSGMEGEMLPLHLTTDIFPSTTLPPGPPSAPQQPSLSEVSIPPSLGVCPLGPVPLSKDQLYQQAMQESAWTHMPHPSDSERIRQYLMRNPCPTLPFHHQVPPPHSDSVEFYQRLSTETLFFIFYYLEGTKAQYLAAKALKKQSWRFHTKYMMWFQRHEEPKTITDEFEQGTYIYFDYEKWGQRKKEGFTFEYRYLEDRDLQ, encoded by the exons ATGGCGGATAAAAGGAAACTTCAAG GTGAAATAGATCGATGTTTGAAAAAAGTAACAGAAGGCGTGGAACAGTTTGAAGACATTTGGCAAAAG CTTCACAATGCAGCCAACGCTAACCAGAAGGAGAAGTATGAAGCCGACCTCAAGAAAGAGATTAAAAAACTACAG CGTCTTCGAGACCAGATCAAGACGTGGGTGGCCTCCAACGAGATTAAAGACAAAAGGCAGCTAGTGGAGAATCGCAAACTGATTGAGACG cAAATGGAGCGGTTCAAGATCGTGGAGCGAGAGACCAAGACAAAGGCGTACTCGAAAGAGGGGCTGGGCCTGGCACAGAAGGTGGACCCGGCccaaagggagaaagaggaggtcgGCAATTGGCTAACG AATACAATAGACACTCTGAACATGCAGGTGGACCAGTTTGAGAGCGAAGTGGAGTCCCTCTCAGTCCAGACTCGAAAGAAGAAGGGCGACAAAGAG AAACAGGACCGCATCGAAGAGCTGAAGTGCTTCATCGAGAAGCACCGGTACCACATCCGGATGCTGGAGACCATCCTGCGCATGCTGGACAACGACACCTTGCCGGTGGACTCCATCCGCAAGATCAAGGACGACGTGGAGTACTACATGGACTCGTCGCAGGACCCCGACTTCGAGGAGAACGAGTTCCTCTACGACGACCTGGATCTGGAGGAGCTCC ctacctctccctctgtctccccccatCCATCTCTTGTCTCTCTAGCCGGGTCGCTGGTGGCCACGTCCCCGCKGGGCCAATCGCTCCTGGACGATGATCTCTTCCATCAGATCTCCAGCGGCACGCCTACCTCCACCACTTCCTCCTCGCCCATCCCTCCCTCGCCCGCAACTTACACTACG GAGAACTCTGAAGATGACAAGAAAAGGGGACGTTCGACAGACAGTGAAGTCGGTCAG TCGCCTGTCAAGAACGGCAACCCCTCTTCGtcgttgtcctcctcctcctcttcatcctcctcctcttcatcctctgcCTCCTCGGGAGCCTCCTCATCCTCGCTGGCGACCATCGCCGGGGGTTGCCTGCCTGTCACTGGGGGCAACAGCCTCCTGGGCAACATGGGGGGTCTCCTCTCCAACTCTGGCAGCTACAGAGACGctacccagcagcagcagctgcagcagcatTACCAAACCCAGCAGGCCAGAAACTCAGTCATCT TCCAACACCCCCTCCAACTCCAACCCGTCGTCATCTCCTCCAACACCCCCTCCAACTCCAACCCGTCGAACAACATCCTCCTCCCCAGCCCCTCCTCGCCCGCCATCTCTAGCACAGCCCTCACACCCAACACCCAGCCGCAGGCTCCGTCAAGGCCCTCTCCGGGCTCCACCTTGGGGCTCGGGTTGGGCTTGGGCCTTGGTAAAGGCGGCATTACGGGGTCACCGGCCGTCAGCCAGATGTCGGGCCTTGGCTTGTCGGGGATGCCGGCATCCCTAAACACCATGGCCGGGCTCCTGGCGGGCTCAACTTCGGCCCCCTACGCCACGGCAGCAGCAGGCTCCGGAACCATCGGAAGCCCCCTAGCAGGGAAAAGCGGCTGCAGTAGCAGCCCTAACTCCAGCACAGTGGGACCGGTGGGCGGGAACACTGTCAGCGACAGATCCACGGGCCTGTTGGGCTCTGCGCCCGGTGCAATTGGTGTCAGCGGTGGGATCCTCAGCCTAAGCGGCCTTGGCTCAGGGCAGTTGGCGGTCCAGGGCCTTCCCCTGGTGGCCCCCAGTCCCATAGGAGGCATGTCCCCTGGAAGCAGCCTGGGAGCCATAGGAAGCATTGGAGGGAACTCTGGTTCAGGTTCAAGCAGTAGCGTGGGCATGGGAGGAGGAAGCTCGTCAATCACAAGGCCACCCAGTGGACAGAAGCAGAATGGTAGCACTA GTTACAGTGCTGTAGTAGCAGACAGCACACCCGATTCCGCCCTCAACAGTGCCAGCCAATTACAAAGCAGCCAACCCTCGTCTTTGACCTCCACCACCAATCAGCC TAAAGACAGTGGCCCCAGCCTCTTAGGGCCCATGACTCTTCCCAccagctctccctcgccctcctacAGCGAGAGTAAACTTCCAGGCAGCGGTATGCTCAACGGGCCACTCTCCTACACACAGACCTCTGAAAGCAAG cCCCAGGAGCCTCTGAGCACTCTAAAGTCTATGGCAGAACGAGCGGCACTGGGCtcaggaatggagggagagatgctCCCTCTGCACCTCACCACAG ACATTTTCCCCAGCACTACATTGCCCCCGGGGCCTCCCTCGGCCCCCCAGCAGCCCTCGCTTTCAGAGGTCAGCATCCCCCCATCGCTGGGCGTGTGCCCACTCGGGCCTGTGCCCCTGTCCAAAGACCAGCTGTACCAGCAGGCCATGCAGGAATCGGCATGGACGCACATGCCCCACCCCTCCGACTCGGAGAGGATCAG GCAGTACCTGATGAGGAACCCYTGTCCCACCCTGCCTTTCCACCACCAGGTGCCACCCCCCCACTCCGACTCTGTAGAGTTCTACCAGAGACTGTCCACAGAGACACTGTTCTTCATCTTCTACTacctagag GGCACTAAGGCCCAGTATCTGGCAGCCAAGGCCTTGAAGAAGCAGTCGTGGCGGTTCCACACCAAGTACATGATGTGGTTCCAGAGGCACGAAGAGCCCAAGACCATCACAGATGAGTTTGAGCAG GGGACGTACATTTACTTTGACTACGAGAAGTGGGGACAACGGAAGAAGGAAGGATTCACGTTTGAGTACAGGTACCTTGAAGACCGAGACCTCCAGTGA
- the LOC111955987 gene encoding protein shisa-7 isoform X2 — protein MRPRTYRRMFSNSLIFFLVSGLVLSAVTITTERRSSNGGPSGTTLFLLTGFGNKPMPPPPPGGAKVAPKAAEMEDAHDGEPKEPETLPKPLPQIKLPQNMTAADALKPPLGAAQVAPPPRRLVDVDVCRAYYDVMGQLDSTFNCSKGTYIYCCGTCHYRYCCDHQRSRLDQESCNNYNSPGWLDTPQTNPPLSGNRGDPDSEQLQQQSNSTAYVIGGVISFTLVVAVGIKVAFHKISRRPRNRDINMPRALVDILRSQASPVQQGERNDSSVLTSATVGDGLGRPPKNLYTPVLQSKDNRKRVPRMNNAQLASTGTLLTGKHNNSGMHPQPPFSHSFHNLAQLPPSYEAAMKPEISRYSSLKRLEKDLEDYSGYYSSKRRPNNAPLSFHSSQHHLHWGGDYTLGARGTLPLHSSRTHIHVPTSTPNPYPLPAESSGYQAAFDKAPRRVMSQDQLLALGEGNTLSRLSKNQQHQYYKAMTTSKSSTSQTLRKSHERLLVSPDRLEERMVGMGMPGLGGMVGMSGMGEFGGMGVPTMGCLSHKAQSQQNVCVTPSLDRHHMIKMNSHPTSGHELEMSVAGHPVGSWGDPHGHGPGAGVGQGSGAGTIGGHNVRRMAFATKRQNTIEQLQYIPGGGGGGQTLRTASKNEVTV, from the exons ATGAGGCCAAGAACCTACAGAAGGATGTTTAGCAACTCCCTCATATTTTTCCTTGTGTCCGGCCTCGTCCTTTCCGCCGTCACCATCACCACAGAGCGCCGCTCATCCAATGGCGGCCCCAGCGGCACCACCCTGTTCCTCCTCACCGGCTTTGGGAACAAACCGATGCCGCCGCCGCCCCCGGGGGGGGCGAAGGTGGCGCCTAAAGCGGCTGAGATGGAGGACGCTCACGACGGCGAGCCGAAAGAACCCGAAACGCTCCCCAAGCCCCTCCCCCAGATCAAGCTCCCTCAGAACATGACGGCAGCTGACGCCCTCAAGCCCCCTCTGGGTGCTGCCCAGGTGGCTCCACCCCCCCGGCGCCTGGTGGATGTGGACGTGTGTCGGGCCTACTACGATGTCATGGGCCAGTTAGACAGCACTTTCAACTGCTCCAAGGGCACCTACATCTACTGCTGCGGCACCTGCCACTACCGTTACTGTTGTGATCACCAGCGTAGCCGCCTGGACCAGGAGTCGTGCAACAACTACAACTCGCCCGGGTGGCTTGACACACCGCAGACGAACCCCCCGCTGTCGGGGAACCGGGGTGACCCAGACTCGGAGCAGCTGCAGCAGCAGAGCAACAGCACGGCGTACGTGATCGGAGGGGTGATCTCCTTCACCCTAGTGGTGGCAGTGGGTATCAAGGTGGCCTTCCACAAGATATCCCGACGACCCCGGAACAGAGACATCAACATGCCCAG AGCCCTGGTGGACATCCTACGCAGCCAGGCCAGCCCAGTCCAACAGGGGGAGAGGAACGACAGCAGCGTCCTGACCAGCGCCACCGTAGGAGACGGCCTCGGTCGTCCCCCCAAGAACCTCTACACCCCGGTGCTCCAGAGCAAAGACAACCGCA AGCGCGTGCCCCGCATGAACAACGCCCAGCTGGCCTCCACGGGGACCCTCCTCACCGGCAAGCACAACAACTCCGGCATGCACCCGCAACCCCCTTTCTCGCACTCCTTCCACAACCTGGCCCAGCTTCCCCCCTCCTACGAGGCGGCCATGAAACCTGAGATCAGCCGTTACAGCTCCCTGAAGAGGCTCG agaAAGATCTGGAGGACTACTCTGGCTACTACTCATCGAAGCGACGACCTAACAACGCCCCTCTGTCGTTCCACTCCTCCCAGCACCACCTCCACTGGGGCGGTGACTACACTCTCGGCGCCAGGGGTAccctccccctccactcctcccggACACATATCCACGTGCCCACATCCACCCCCAACCCCTACCCTCTGCCAGCCGAGTCGTCGGGGTACCAGGCTGCCTTCGACAAGGCCCCGCGGAGGGTCATGTCCCAGGACCAGCTCCTAGCACTTGGCGAGGGCAACACCCTCTCCAGACTCTCCAAGAACCAGCAGCACCAGTACTACAAGGCTATGACCACCAGCAAGAGCTCCACATCACAGACGCTTCGCAAGTCCCACGAGAGACTCCTAGTCTCGCCCGACCgtctggaggagaggatggtggGCATGGGCATGCCAGGATTGGGCGGTATGGTGGGTATGAGCGGGATGGGGGAATTTGGGGGGATGGGGGTCCCGACAATGGGATGCCTCAGCCACAAGGCCCAATCACAGCAGAACGTCTGCGTCACACCCTCGCTGGACCGCCATCACATGATCAAGATGAACTCCCACCCCACATCGGGCCACGAGCTGGAGATGAGTGTGGCGGGCCACCCGGTAGGAAGCTGGGGGGACCCTCATGGGCACGGACCAGGGGCCGGGGTAGGGCAAGGGAGCGGGGCGGGGACCATCGGGGGCCACAACGTGCGGAGGATGGCATTCGCCACCAAGAGGCAGAACACCATCGAACAGCTCCAATACATCCCCGGTGGCGGAGGAGGGGGCCAGACATTGAGGACGGCTAGTAAGAACGAGGTGACTGTGTGA